The following coding sequences lie in one Rutidosis leptorrhynchoides isolate AG116_Rl617_1_P2 chromosome 4, CSIRO_AGI_Rlap_v1, whole genome shotgun sequence genomic window:
- the LOC139842415 gene encoding uncharacterized mitochondrial protein AtMg00820-like, with product MVQLEEDEPRNINEALTCTAKDEWFKAMEEEMESMRSNNVWELVDLPKGRKARGSKWILKIKCKADGSIERYKAQIVAKGYNQQEGIDYEEMFSHVVRLTSIRLIYSNSGKYEP from the coding sequence ATGGTTCAACTAGAAGAGGATGAACCCAGAAATATAAATGAAGCTCTCACTTGTACTGCAAAGGATGAATGGTTTAAAGCAATGGAAGAAGAGATGGAGTCTATGAGATCCAACAATGTTTGGGAATTGGTTGATCTTCCAAAAGGAAGAAAAGCCAGAGGGAGTAAGTGGATTCTCAAAATAAAGTGTAAAGCTGATGGTagtattgaaagatacaaagctcaAATTGTGGCAAAAGGCTACAATCAACAGGAAGGGATTGACTACGAGGAAATGTTTTCACATGTTGTAAGACTCACATCAATTCGTTTGATTTATAGCAATAGTGGCAAGTATGAACCTTGA